A region of Rahnella aceris DNA encodes the following proteins:
- a CDS encoding RpiB/LacA/LacB family sugar-phosphate isomerase, whose protein sequence is MKIALMMENSQAAKNAIILKELNAVASEKEYPVYNVGMSDEQDHHLTYIHLGIMASILLNSKAVDFVVAGCGTGQGALMSLNIHPGVNCGYCIDPADAFLFAQINNGNALSLPFAKGFGWGAELNVRFIFEKAFTGVKGEGYPADRKEPQVRNAGILNQVKAAVVKENYLDTLRAIDPELVKTAVTGERFQKCFFENCQNKEIETFVREILA, encoded by the coding sequence ATGAAAATTGCATTGATGATGGAAAACAGTCAGGCCGCTAAAAACGCGATCATCCTGAAAGAACTCAACGCCGTGGCATCGGAAAAAGAGTATCCGGTCTACAACGTGGGCATGTCTGACGAACAGGATCACCACCTGACATACATCCATCTGGGCATCATGGCCAGTATTCTGCTCAATTCTAAAGCTGTGGATTTTGTCGTTGCAGGCTGCGGCACCGGTCAGGGCGCACTGATGTCTCTGAACATTCACCCGGGCGTTAACTGCGGTTATTGCATTGATCCGGCGGATGCCTTCCTGTTCGCGCAAATCAACAACGGCAACGCCTTATCACTGCCATTCGCTAAAGGCTTCGGCTGGGGCGCTGAGCTGAACGTGCGTTTCATCTTTGAAAAGGCCTTTACCGGTGTGAAAGGAGAAGGCTATCCGGCTGACCGCAAAGAACCTCAGGTGCGCAACGCCGGTATTCTGAATCAGGTGAAAGCCGCAGTGGTAAAAGAAAACTATCTGGATACGCTGCGTGCTATCGATCCTGAACTGGTAAAAACCGCTGTCACCGGCGAACGTTTCCAGAAATGTTTCTTCGAAAACTGCCAGAACAAAGAGATCGAAACCTTTGTGCGTGAAATCCTCGCATAA
- a CDS encoding oligogalacturonate lyase family protein: MAKGSQIQFNFHTVQDPQTGARVTRLTPPDVLCHRNYFYQKCFTRDGNKLLFAGEFDGNRNYYLLDLKTQNAVQLTEGKGDNTFGGFLSPDDQYLYYVKNERSLQRVKLADFSEHTVYQVPEEWVGYGTWVANSECTRLVGIEISREDWTPLSDWKIFQAFYHSNPHCRLLRVDLLSGKSRVIHEKNEWLGHPIYRPFDDNTVAFCHEGPHDLVDARMWLVNEDGSNVRKVKEHAPGESCTHEFWVPDGSALMYVSYLKGQHDRHIRRFDPQTGEDVCLMTMPACSHLMSNENGTLLVGDGSGTPVDVKDTASHTIENDPWLYIFDAKTRQHAPLAAHNSSWQVLDGDRQVTHPHPSFSPDDRHVLFTTDYEGLPALYLAEIPDALLSSLRKD, encoded by the coding sequence ATGGCAAAAGGTTCTCAGATTCAATTTAATTTCCATACCGTTCAGGACCCTCAGACCGGTGCGCGGGTAACCCGTTTAACGCCGCCCGATGTGTTGTGTCATCGCAATTATTTCTATCAAAAATGCTTTACCCGTGATGGCAATAAACTGTTGTTTGCCGGTGAGTTTGACGGCAACCGCAACTATTACCTGCTGGATTTGAAAACACAGAATGCGGTGCAACTGACGGAAGGCAAAGGCGATAATACTTTTGGCGGTTTCCTCTCTCCGGACGATCAGTATCTTTACTACGTCAAAAATGAACGTAGCCTGCAGCGCGTAAAACTGGCTGATTTTAGTGAGCACACCGTGTATCAGGTGCCGGAAGAATGGGTTGGCTACGGCACCTGGGTGGCCAACAGCGAATGCACCCGTCTGGTGGGTATCGAGATCAGTCGTGAGGACTGGACGCCCCTGTCAGACTGGAAAATCTTCCAGGCGTTTTATCACAGCAATCCGCACTGCCGTCTGTTGCGCGTCGATTTACTCAGCGGGAAATCCCGTGTGATCCACGAGAAAAACGAATGGCTCGGACACCCGATTTATCGCCCGTTTGATGACAACACCGTCGCTTTCTGCCACGAAGGCCCTCACGATCTGGTTGATGCACGCATGTGGCTGGTGAATGAAGACGGCAGCAATGTGCGTAAAGTGAAAGAGCATGCGCCAGGCGAAAGCTGCACACATGAATTCTGGGTACCGGACGGTTCTGCGCTGATGTATGTGTCTTATCTGAAAGGCCAGCATGACCGCCACATCCGCCGGTTCGATCCGCAAACTGGTGAAGATGTCTGTCTGATGACTATGCCGGCCTGTTCGCATCTGATGAGCAACGAGAATGGTACGCTGCTGGTCGGTGACGGTTCCGGTACGCCGGTAGATGTGAAAGATACTGCCAGCCATACGATTGAAAACGATCCGTGGTTGTATATTTTCGATGCCAAAACCCGTCAGCATGCTCCTCTGGCCGCGCATAACAGTTCATGGCAAGTGCTTGATGGCGACCGGCAGGTGACGCATCCGCACCCATCTTTCTCGCCCGATGACCGTCACGTGCTTTTCACCACCGATTACGAAGGCTTACCGGCACTGTATCTGGCGGAAATCCCGGATGCCCTCCTCAGTTCATTACGCAAGGACTAA
- a CDS encoding Hsp70 family protein: MLIGIDLGTSNCAVAIWQDGQSVLVPNVYGKNLTPSVIGLDDNGHVLVGAPAQARLFTHPDLTLSSFKRFMGTEHQFRLGHQNFRAEELSALLLRSLKADVEQHCGCEVKRAIITVPAYFNDIQRKAVKAAGELAGLHVERLLNEPTAASLAYGLVNQQEQKFLVFDLGGGTFDVSIIDMFEGVIEVRASSGDVFLGGDDFTRSLAGWMLAQYPELDKDDNALFGQLITLAEKAKCQLTTQDSTPLRYQWNDRSLNWTLTTEILAQCCESTLERMKKPVIQALRDARFSADEVDHVVLVGGATRMPLVRQAVARLFGRFPRSELQPDEAVALGAGIQAGLVLQDQALDDIVLTDVMPFTLGIGISRPKGDGYEDGHFLPLIERNSFVPVSRVETIVTISDQQKYLNLSIYQGEARRVADNILLGSLAVDVPPRPAGEMSAEVRFTYTLDGILEVECKITSTGQVEKLVIEKAPGSLTPAQITASLLKLENIKQHPREQLVNRQLVAEANAYYEQSLGDQRQFIAAQLYRFEHVLDTQDARQIAAARKEFEALLVHLRSEWE; this comes from the coding sequence ATGTTGATAGGAATAGATTTAGGCACTTCAAACTGCGCAGTTGCCATCTGGCAAGACGGTCAGTCCGTTCTGGTTCCTAACGTCTATGGAAAAAATCTGACACCCTCAGTGATCGGTCTCGATGATAACGGTCATGTCCTGGTCGGCGCGCCTGCACAGGCGCGGTTATTTACCCACCCTGACCTCACCCTTTCCAGTTTTAAACGTTTCATGGGCACGGAGCATCAGTTCCGGCTTGGACATCAAAACTTTCGTGCGGAAGAGCTCTCCGCCCTTCTGCTGCGCAGCCTGAAAGCGGATGTTGAGCAACATTGTGGCTGTGAGGTGAAGCGCGCCATTATCACCGTTCCTGCTTATTTTAATGATATTCAGCGCAAGGCCGTGAAGGCTGCCGGTGAACTGGCGGGACTGCATGTTGAACGTCTGCTCAATGAACCGACGGCGGCGTCACTGGCCTACGGGCTGGTGAATCAGCAGGAGCAGAAATTCCTGGTGTTCGATCTGGGGGGCGGCACGTTTGACGTTTCAATTATCGATATGTTCGAAGGCGTGATTGAAGTGCGGGCCAGCAGCGGCGACGTGTTCCTCGGTGGCGATGATTTTACCCGCAGTCTTGCTGGCTGGATGCTGGCGCAGTATCCGGAGCTGGATAAAGACGATAACGCCCTTTTCGGACAGTTGATTACGCTGGCGGAAAAAGCGAAATGCCAGCTGACCACACAAGACAGCACGCCACTCAGATACCAGTGGAATGACAGATCGCTGAACTGGACGCTGACCACTGAAATTCTGGCGCAATGCTGTGAAAGTACGCTGGAGCGGATGAAAAAACCGGTGATTCAGGCGCTGCGCGATGCCAGGTTCTCCGCCGATGAAGTGGATCATGTGGTGCTGGTGGGCGGTGCAACGCGAATGCCACTGGTGCGTCAGGCGGTGGCCCGTCTGTTCGGGCGCTTCCCACGCAGTGAGTTACAACCGGACGAAGCCGTGGCGCTTGGTGCCGGTATTCAGGCCGGACTGGTCTTGCAGGATCAGGCGCTCGATGACATCGTGCTGACCGATGTGATGCCGTTTACGCTCGGCATCGGAATTTCCCGCCCTAAAGGCGACGGCTACGAAGACGGTCATTTTCTGCCGCTGATTGAGCGAAACAGCTTTGTACCGGTGAGTCGCGTGGAAACGATTGTCACGATCTCCGATCAGCAAAAGTACCTGAATCTGTCCATTTATCAGGGTGAAGCACGGCGGGTCGCCGACAATATACTGCTCGGATCGCTGGCCGTTGATGTGCCTCCGCGCCCGGCAGGTGAAATGAGCGCCGAGGTGCGTTTCACTTACACGCTCGACGGCATTCTGGAAGTGGAATGTAAAATCACCAGCACCGGACAGGTGGAAAAACTGGTGATTGAGAAAGCGCCGGGCAGCCTGACACCTGCGCAAATTACCGCAAGTCTGCTGAAACTGGAAAACATCAAACAGCATCCCCGTGAGCAACTGGTAAACCGCCAGCTGGTAGCAGAAGCCAACGCGTATTATGAACAAAGCCTTGGCGACCAGCGGCAGTTTATCGCTGCTCAGCTGTATCGCTTTGAACATGTGCTCGACACGCAGGATGCCCGGCAGATTGCGGCAGCGCGTAAGGAATTTGAGGCGCTGCTGGTGCATCTGCGCAGTGAGTGGGAATAA
- the kduD gene encoding 2-dehydro-3-deoxy-D-gluconate 5-dehydrogenase KduD: MILDNFSLQGKVAVVTGCDTGLGQGMAIGLAEAGCDIVGINIVEPTETIERVGATGRRFLSLTADLSDTKVIPALLERAVAEMGHLDILVNNAGIIRREDAIEFSEKNWDDVMNLNIKSVFFMSQAVAKQFIAQGNGGKIINIASMLSYQGGIRVPSYTASKSAVMGVTRLLANEWAKHNINVNAIAPGYMATNNTQQLRADEARSEEILGRIPAGRWGLPSDLMGPVVFLSSPASDYINGYTIAVDGGWLAR, from the coding sequence ATGATTCTGGATAATTTCTCGCTTCAGGGAAAAGTCGCGGTAGTGACCGGTTGCGATACCGGTTTAGGTCAGGGTATGGCAATCGGCCTCGCCGAAGCCGGTTGTGACATTGTTGGGATCAACATTGTCGAGCCCACAGAAACTATCGAACGCGTTGGCGCAACAGGCCGCCGTTTCCTGAGCCTGACGGCTGATCTGAGCGACACGAAAGTCATTCCGGCGCTGCTCGAACGCGCTGTCGCAGAAATGGGACATCTGGATATTCTGGTCAATAACGCCGGGATCATCCGCCGTGAAGATGCCATCGAGTTCAGCGAAAAGAACTGGGATGATGTGATGAATCTGAACATCAAATCCGTGTTCTTCATGTCACAGGCTGTCGCGAAGCAATTTATTGCTCAGGGCAACGGCGGCAAAATCATTAATATCGCGTCGATGCTTTCCTATCAGGGCGGTATCCGCGTGCCTTCTTATACCGCATCGAAAAGCGCCGTCATGGGTGTGACTCGTCTGCTGGCCAATGAATGGGCGAAACACAACATCAACGTGAACGCGATTGCACCGGGTTATATGGCGACCAACAACACTCAGCAACTTCGTGCCGATGAAGCACGCAGCGAAGAGATTCTGGGGCGTATTCCTGCTGGCCGCTGGGGCTTGCCATCTGATCTGATGGGGCCGGTTGTGTTCCTGTCTTCACCGGCTTCCGACTATATCAATGGCTACACGATTGCCGTTGACGGCGGCTGGCTGGCGCGTTAA
- the proP gene encoding glycine betaine/L-proline transporter ProP yields MRLRKKRVKPMQINDITIIDDTKLKKAITAAALGNAMEWFDFGVYGFVAFALGQVFFPGADPGIQMIAALATFSVPFLVRPLGGLFFGALGDKFGRQKVLSVTIIIMSVSTFCIGLIPGYNSIGIWAPILLLLAKLAQGFSVGGEYTGAAIFVAEYSPDRKRGFLGSWLDFGSIAGFILGAGVVVLISSIVGEANFLEWGWRIPFFIAAPLGLIGIYLRHALEETPTFQQHVDKIDSDARKDIAEPPRVSFREILTKQWRPLIICVGMVIATNVTYYMLLTYMPSYLSHSLHYSEDHGVLIIIAIMVGMLFVQPFMGMLSDRFGRKPFVIIGSIGLFILAIPCFILINSDVIGLIFLGLLILAVLLNCFIGVMASTLPAMFPTHIRYSALAIAFNISVLIAGLTPTIAAWLVETTNNLYMPAYYLMVVAMIGLVTGIFMKETANRPLKGATPAASDRAEAREILQEHHDNIEQKIEDIDAQIVELEAKRKNLIAQHPDIN; encoded by the coding sequence ATGAGATTAAGAAAAAAACGTGTGAAACCTATGCAAATCAATGACATTACTATCATTGACGACACCAAACTGAAAAAAGCCATTACCGCCGCAGCACTGGGCAATGCGATGGAATGGTTTGATTTCGGTGTGTATGGATTTGTGGCCTTTGCTTTAGGGCAGGTGTTTTTCCCGGGTGCAGACCCGGGTATTCAAATGATTGCCGCCCTGGCAACCTTTTCCGTACCGTTCCTTGTCAGGCCTCTGGGCGGCCTGTTCTTCGGTGCGCTTGGCGACAAATTTGGTCGCCAGAAAGTCCTTTCCGTCACCATCATCATCATGTCCGTCAGCACCTTCTGTATCGGGCTGATACCCGGTTATAACTCCATCGGTATCTGGGCGCCCATTTTGCTGTTACTGGCAAAATTAGCGCAGGGTTTCTCGGTGGGTGGCGAATATACCGGTGCAGCGATTTTCGTTGCGGAATATTCTCCTGACAGGAAACGCGGCTTCCTCGGTAGCTGGCTGGATTTCGGTTCCATCGCCGGTTTTATTCTCGGTGCGGGCGTCGTGGTATTGATTTCCAGCATTGTGGGTGAGGCGAACTTCCTCGAATGGGGCTGGCGTATTCCGTTCTTCATCGCTGCGCCGCTGGGCCTGATCGGTATTTATCTGCGTCATGCGCTGGAAGAAACCCCGACATTCCAGCAGCACGTGGATAAAATCGACAGTGATGCACGCAAAGACATCGCTGAACCGCCAAGAGTCTCGTTCCGTGAAATCCTGACCAAGCAATGGCGGCCTCTGATTATCTGTGTCGGCATGGTGATTGCCACAAACGTCACCTACTACATGCTGCTGACCTACATGCCGAGCTATCTGTCCCACAGCCTGCATTACTCTGAAGATCACGGTGTGCTGATCATCATCGCCATCATGGTCGGTATGCTGTTTGTACAGCCATTCATGGGGATGCTGAGCGACCGCTTTGGCCGTAAGCCTTTCGTGATCATCGGCAGCATCGGCCTGTTCATTCTGGCTATCCCGTGCTTCATTCTGATTAACAGTGATGTGATAGGCCTGATTTTCTTAGGTCTGCTGATCCTCGCGGTGCTACTGAACTGCTTCATCGGTGTGATGGCGTCAACGTTACCGGCAATGTTCCCGACGCATATCCGTTACAGCGCGCTGGCGATTGCTTTCAACATTTCAGTACTGATTGCGGGTCTGACGCCCACGATCGCGGCGTGGCTGGTAGAAACAACCAATAACCTGTACATGCCCGCGTATTACCTGATGGTGGTGGCGATGATTGGTCTGGTGACCGGTATCTTTATGAAAGAAACCGCCAACCGTCCGCTGAAAGGCGCCACACCGGCGGCCTCAGACCGTGCGGAAGCGCGTGAAATCCTCCAGGAACATCACGATAACATCGAACAGAAAATTGAAGATATTGATGCGCAGATTGTTGAACTTGAAGCAAAAAGAAAAAATCTGATTGCTCAGCATCCTGATATCAACTGA
- a CDS encoding J domain-containing protein — protein sequence MAIWSVLGIEATQDISAIKRAYARQLKNTRPDQDPEAYQRLREAFESARRGDYVWNASDAVTYSSPLLPMTDDALISRTQVHHLVSDTVSLLLENEQAGVALLKVCLSEELLQNLQLREMFSQQLAWDLAEREGLTRPVLVNVAALMGWEIDHYQPVGISLCQLDALHQQIENTAGSRCRDDSGTRWGED from the coding sequence ATGGCGATCTGGTCAGTTTTGGGGATAGAAGCCACGCAGGACATCAGCGCGATCAAGCGGGCCTATGCACGGCAGCTCAAAAACACGCGACCCGATCAGGATCCCGAAGCGTATCAGCGTCTGCGGGAAGCGTTTGAATCAGCCCGGCGCGGCGATTATGTGTGGAATGCCAGTGACGCTGTCACTTATTCATCTCCCCTTTTGCCGATGACTGATGACGCATTAATCAGCCGGACGCAGGTCCACCATCTGGTATCCGATACCGTCAGCCTGCTGCTGGAAAATGAACAGGCTGGCGTGGCGTTGCTGAAAGTTTGTCTGTCAGAAGAATTGCTGCAAAATCTTCAGTTGCGCGAAATGTTCAGTCAGCAGCTGGCGTGGGATCTGGCGGAGCGTGAAGGACTGACCCGCCCGGTGCTGGTGAACGTTGCCGCGCTGATGGGATGGGAAATTGACCATTATCAGCCCGTCGGGATTTCGCTTTGTCAGCTTGATGCGTTGCATCAGCAAATTGAAAATACTGCCGGAAGTCGTTGCCGGGATGATTCCGGTACACGCTGGGGTGAAGACTGA
- a CDS encoding cupin domain-containing protein, translating to MFTFKKDIPLQDLGDGVSRRVLAHDGTMMAVEVYFEEGAIGPMHNHVHEQLTYVLSGRFKFTIGEETREVSAGDTLYKKPYIMHGCVCLEKGVLLDTFTPQRQDFL from the coding sequence ATGTTTACGTTTAAAAAAGATATTCCCTTACAGGATCTGGGTGACGGTGTGAGCCGTCGCGTTCTGGCGCATGACGGCACCATGATGGCCGTTGAAGTGTATTTTGAAGAAGGCGCCATTGGACCGATGCATAACCACGTGCATGAACAGCTGACATATGTGTTGTCCGGTCGCTTTAAATTCACGATCGGTGAAGAAACCCGTGAAGTAAGCGCAGGCGATACGCTGTATAAAAAACCGTACATCATGCACGGCTGCGTCTGTCTGGAAAAAGGTGTGTTGCTCGACACGTTCACGCCGCAACGACAAGATTTTTTATAA
- a CDS encoding helix-turn-helix domain-containing protein, with product MRTEDFIHDLIEWIDHNLEERLDIKTVAKRAGYSRWYLQRMFKEHTGLPMGEYIREKKLKKSADMLASSGEPIVSVAISLGFDSQQSFTRSFKRQFGQTPGDWRRGLNLATECQGCLH from the coding sequence ATGAGAACCGAGGATTTCATTCACGACCTGATCGAGTGGATCGATCACAATCTGGAAGAACGTCTGGATATTAAAACTGTTGCCAAACGGGCAGGGTATTCCCGCTGGTATCTGCAGCGTATGTTTAAAGAGCACACCGGCTTGCCGATGGGTGAATACATTCGTGAGAAAAAACTGAAGAAATCTGCCGATATGCTGGCCAGTAGTGGCGAACCTATTGTCAGCGTTGCGATTTCTCTGGGCTTCGACTCACAGCAATCTTTCACCCGCAGTTTCAAACGCCAGTTTGGTCAGACTCCGGGCGACTGGCGTCGTGGTCTGAACCTGGCAACGGAATGTCAGGGCTGCCTGCACTAA
- a CDS encoding efflux RND transporter periplasmic adaptor subunit, translating into MVALLAGCDNSVAQNAAPPAPQVSAADVLIKPISQWDAFNGRVEAVQSVQLRPRVSGYIDKVNYQEGQEVKKGQVLFTIDDRTYRAAQEQAQAELVRARNQASLARSESARTEALIGSLAVSKEAAEQRRSAASQAQSDVLAAQAQLDMAQLNLDFTRVISPIDGRASRAMITTGNLVTAGDSASVLTTVVSLDTVYVYFDVDEGTFLRYQAQAREGKFNDSPQSRLPVHVGLVGENGYPHQGVVDFTDNQLNSGTGTIRMRALLDNRDRTFTPGLFARVQMPGSAQFNALLVDDKAILTDQDRKFVYVVDKDGKAQRRDVEIGRIYGGLRIVQKGLEAGDRVIIDGVQKVFMPGMPVNAKTVSMAANTVTPAAPAVQ; encoded by the coding sequence ATGGTTGCCCTGCTCGCCGGGTGTGACAACAGCGTGGCGCAAAATGCTGCACCACCTGCTCCGCAAGTCAGCGCGGCAGATGTGTTAATCAAACCAATCAGCCAGTGGGATGCGTTTAACGGACGTGTGGAAGCGGTACAAAGTGTTCAGTTGCGCCCCCGCGTGTCCGGCTATATCGATAAAGTGAATTATCAGGAAGGTCAGGAAGTGAAAAAGGGTCAGGTGCTGTTCACCATCGACGACCGCACTTACCGCGCCGCGCAGGAACAGGCGCAGGCTGAACTGGTGCGTGCGCGCAATCAGGCCAGTCTGGCGAGAAGTGAATCCGCCCGTACGGAAGCGCTGATCGGTTCGCTGGCTGTGTCGAAAGAAGCTGCGGAGCAACGTCGTTCGGCCGCTTCGCAGGCACAGTCAGATGTGCTGGCAGCTCAGGCACAGCTGGACATGGCACAGTTGAATCTTGATTTCACCCGTGTCATCTCCCCGATTGATGGTCGCGCCAGCCGTGCGATGATCACGACCGGCAATCTGGTAACAGCGGGCGACAGTGCCAGTGTACTGACCACGGTGGTGTCACTCGACACGGTCTACGTGTATTTCGATGTCGATGAAGGGACGTTCCTGCGCTATCAGGCGCAGGCCCGCGAAGGGAAATTCAATGACAGCCCGCAAAGTCGCTTACCGGTTCATGTCGGGCTGGTGGGTGAAAACGGCTACCCGCATCAGGGCGTCGTCGATTTTACTGACAATCAGCTGAACTCCGGCACAGGCACGATCCGCATGCGTGCTCTGCTGGATAACCGCGACCGCACATTTACGCCGGGATTGTTTGCCCGCGTTCAAATGCCAGGCAGCGCACAGTTCAACGCCCTGCTGGTGGACGATAAAGCCATCCTTACCGATCAGGATCGTAAATTCGTTTATGTGGTGGATAAAGACGGCAAGGCGCAGCGACGTGATGTTGAAATTGGCCGTATATACGGCGGCTTACGCATCGTGCAGAAAGGCCTTGAAGCAGGCGATCGCGTCATCATCGATGGCGTACAAAAAGTGTTCATGCCGGGCATGCCGGTCAATGCCAAAACCGTCAGCATGGCGGCTAATACTGTCACGCCAGCCGCTCCTGCCGTTCAATAA
- the amyA gene encoding alpha-amylase, with translation MQNPTLFQFFHWYYPDGGKLWPEVAEKAAWLAEVGITAAWLPPAYKGESGGYSVGYDTYDLFDLGEFEQKGSRATKYGDKEGLLAAIGALKQHKLGVILDVVLNHKMGADEKERVQVNRVNIDNREEISDDIIEAEAWTRFIFAAREGRYSKFIWDFHCFSGVDHIENPDEQGIFKIVNDYTGGGWNDQVDDEFGNYDYLMGANVDFRNNAVSEELKYWGRWIMEQTNCTGFRLDAVKHIPAWFYKEWIDHIQAEAEQPMYLVAEYWSFDVQTLQNYIHQVEGKTMLFDAPLQLNFHHASKQGADFDLTTIFDNTLVAADAEHAVTLVANHDTQPLQSLEAPVEPWFKPLAYALILLREQGVPIVFYPDLFGASYEDEGDDGNNYTIELPAIVPLEALIRARQRYAWGAQTDYFDHPNCIAFSRSGTAEHPGCVVVMSNGEAGEKTIDLGDNFAGKKWRDVLENREDIITTDEQGSAQFYCAAGSVSVWTLAE, from the coding sequence ATGCAGAATCCTACGTTGTTTCAGTTCTTTCACTGGTATTACCCGGATGGGGGGAAGCTCTGGCCGGAGGTGGCCGAAAAAGCAGCCTGGCTGGCTGAGGTTGGCATTACCGCTGCCTGGCTCCCGCCCGCCTATAAAGGCGAATCCGGGGGATATTCGGTTGGCTATGACACATATGATTTGTTTGATCTGGGCGAGTTTGAACAGAAAGGCTCCCGGGCCACCAAATATGGCGACAAAGAGGGATTACTTGCGGCCATCGGCGCGCTGAAACAGCATAAGCTGGGCGTCATTCTTGACGTGGTGCTCAATCATAAAATGGGGGCGGATGAGAAAGAACGCGTGCAGGTTAACCGCGTTAACATTGATAACCGTGAAGAAATCAGTGATGACATCATTGAAGCGGAAGCGTGGACACGTTTCATTTTTGCCGCCCGTGAGGGCCGGTATTCGAAATTTATCTGGGATTTTCACTGCTTCAGCGGTGTCGACCATATTGAAAACCCGGATGAACAGGGCATTTTCAAAATCGTTAACGACTACACCGGCGGCGGCTGGAACGATCAGGTCGACGACGAGTTTGGCAATTACGATTATCTGATGGGAGCCAACGTCGATTTTCGCAATAACGCGGTCAGCGAGGAACTCAAATACTGGGGCCGCTGGATCATGGAACAAACGAACTGTACCGGTTTCCGTCTTGATGCAGTGAAACATATTCCGGCCTGGTTCTATAAAGAATGGATTGACCATATTCAGGCGGAAGCCGAACAGCCGATGTATCTGGTCGCGGAATACTGGTCATTCGATGTCCAGACGCTGCAAAATTACATCCATCAGGTGGAGGGCAAAACCATGCTGTTCGATGCGCCGTTGCAGCTGAATTTCCACCATGCTTCGAAGCAGGGAGCGGATTTTGACCTGACCACCATTTTTGATAACACCCTGGTTGCCGCCGATGCGGAGCATGCCGTGACCCTGGTGGCCAATCACGACACGCAGCCGTTACAGTCTCTTGAAGCACCGGTTGAGCCGTGGTTCAAACCGCTGGCCTACGCGTTAATCCTGTTGCGGGAACAGGGCGTGCCGATCGTATTTTATCCGGATTTATTCGGCGCAAGTTACGAGGATGAAGGGGACGACGGTAACAATTACACGATTGAACTGCCTGCGATTGTGCCACTGGAAGCGCTGATCAGAGCCCGTCAGCGCTACGCATGGGGGGCACAAACCGATTATTTCGATCACCCGAACTGCATTGCGTTTTCACGCAGCGGCACCGCAGAACACCCGGGCTGCGTGGTGGTGATGTCCAACGGCGAAGCAGGTGAGAAAACGATTGATCTGGGCGACAACTTCGCCGGTAAAAAATGGCGGGACGTGCTGGAAAACCGCGAGGATATCATTACAACCGACGAGCAAGGCAGCGCGCAATTTTACTGCGCTGCCGGAAGCGTCAGTGTCTGGACTCTGGCAGAGTAA